The following are encoded in a window of Gossypium raimondii isolate GPD5lz chromosome 13, ASM2569854v1, whole genome shotgun sequence genomic DNA:
- the LOC105781813 gene encoding protein SOB FIVE-LIKE 5, with protein MNFMASECSSGCESGWTNYLEQSFLSSNPSKKKNGFKKSGFCDEHREINRGKQKVDDDVENDDEEEEEDLSMVSDASSGPPHFYEDDNKLYHEYMVPQTGTTFNKNGGKRHRNKEQRRRQHEQQVHEEIDTASSPYINYSKKSFVGTNNQAPMGFSATHFEGGSQFEGHFGFFQSSSPSPDQLQNNQWL; from the exons atgaatttTATGGCCTCTGAGTGTAGTAGTGGGTGTGAGTCTGGTTGGACTAACTACTTAGAACAATCTTTTTTATCTTCAAAtccttcaaagaaaaaaaatgggtttaaaaagAGTGGTTTTTGTGATGAACATAGAGAGATTAATAGAGGTAAACAAAAGgttgatgatgatgttgaaaatgatgatgaagaagaagaagaagacctTTCCATGGTTTCAGATGCATCTTCAGGTCCTCCACATTTCTATGAAGATGATAACAAATTATACCATGAATACATGGTACCCCAAACTGGTACTACATTTAACAAAAATGGTGGTAAAAGACATAGGAACAAGGAACAACGAAGAAGACAGCATGAGCAGCAGGTACATGAAGAAATTGACACCGCAAGCTCTCCTTACATCAATTACTCCAAG AAGAGTTTTGTTGGCACCAATAATCAAGCTCCAATGGGGTTCTCTGCAACACACTTTGAG GGAGGATCACAATTTGAGGGTCACTTTGGGTTTTTTCAGTCTTCTTCTCCATCTCCTGACCAGCTACAAAATAACCA GTGGCtttaa